From the genome of Leptospiraceae bacterium:
AAGAAGGGGGAACTCCTCCTTACCCACCACCGACCGATTGAAGGAAAAGAAAGAATTGATAAACCAATCTACACCGACAAAATTCGTAAACGTGAGGTCAAGGGCAAACTAGTCTACAATGAAAAAGGCGAACGAGAAGACTTGCGTTTTTTTGTGCACGATAAAAAGAGAGATTTGTATTATCCCGATAGTCTTGATGGTGTTTATAAAATGGAATATGGTTTTAAAAAAGACAAAGTGGGTGAACTAGAAAATTTTACAGCTAATGAATTCAATTTAGAAAACGAAGAAGTGTTTGAATACGGAACAAAACTAATACCGGATGTAGGTTGGGAATACAGGGGATTATACAATGCTAGTAATACCGCTACCGACCGTATGGACAATGATGATAAGGACGGCTATCGCCGTGACGACCATCGTGAGGACATCAACCGTAAGGACTTGATTAATCAAGTCCCTACGGTAGATCCTGTCCCTACTATGGCGTCACAATCTACGATGCTTACATCTGCGGATAAGGAAAAAATCCGCTTTGAAAAAAAAATCTATGACTTCAATGGAAACGTAATTTCAGAAGAATACTTTGATAGCAAAGGTCAGCCTCTTGAATTTGCTGGAGTCGCAAAGACCGTTCGTGCGTATGACAAGGATGGTCAAGTCATTCTAGAAGAATTTTATAGCAAAGAAACTTTAGATGAATACGGAGATGTAGCAGAACCAGGAAAGCTAGTCGCAAAAGACGGATTTGCCCGTTACAAAGCCCAATACAAATCAAAGGGAAATTTGCTTTTAGAAACATGGGAAGATGTTGAAGGAAACATTGCAAACAATCAGTTTGGATTTTCGAAAATAGAATATGTATATGATAACAAAGATAGACTAACTCAAAAGAATTATTATGATAAAGAAACAAAGAAGGCAAACGACAAATGGGGAGTATCCGTATACAGTTACTCCTATGATTCGAATTGTATTGGAATGTATGAATCCAAAATTGCAGAGATTACTAAGAAGGAAAATAAGACTGCATTGGAAGGCTGGAAACTAGGGAAATACAAACTTTGTTTGTCAGGAGAAATTCACACTAATAAAGAGGGGAATTCCGCAGAGGATGAAAATCAAATTTATAGAAAAATAAGAAGTTTTAATAAAGAAGGAATTTTAATATCGGAAGAAAACTTAAGAGTAGATGGTAGACGACGTCTCGAGAATGGAGTGGCTAGAATTGAATATTCTCATGATAGCGAAGGGAATATTATTTCGCGTCGAAATTTTGGAGAGTTTGAAGTAAATAAAAAACCAGTGCCTATATCTGATGGAAACGGAGTCCATGAATATCGTTACATTTACCAAGAATATTTTACTTATGATGGAAAACCAATCTTAAACGAATGTATGTATCACCGAAAAGACAAAGGAATTTTGCCAGAACCTTACGACTGTGCTTTGAAGATAGAACATTTGGGAATCAATGGAAGACCAATTGAAGGCAAACAAGGAGTCTATCGCACCAATCTCAATTACACAGGAGCATACCAAGTAGAAGCGGATAGGCATTATTATTCTCTGGATAACAAATATTTATGGGCAGAAAAAAGAATAATTAATACAAATAATCCCTTTGGAAACCAGACTCTATATGCATACTACAGAACAGAAGAAGGTAAAGAATTTCTTGTTAGTAAAACCGAATCTAAATACGACGAGAAAAATAACAAGACTCTATCTGCAACCTACGAAACAAAAGAAGGAAAGGAAGTTCTTGTTTGGAAAAACGAATCTAAATACGACGAGAAAAATAACAAGACTCTAGAGGCATACTACAAAACAAAAGAAGGAAAGGAAGTTCTTGTTAGGAAAGACGAATATAAATACGACGAGAAAAATAACAAGACTCTATATGCAAGATACAGAACAATAGAAGGAAAGGAAGTTCTTGATGAGAAATACGAATATAAATACGACGAGAAAAATAACAAGACTCTATATGCAGAATACAAAACAAAAGAAGGTAAAGAATTTCTTGATAGTAAAGAAGAATATAAATTTGATGAGAGAAATAACATGATTCTAGAGGCAAAATACAGAACAAAAGAAGGAAAGGAAGTTCTTTATAGGAAACTCGAATCTAAATACGACGAAAGAAATAACAAGACTCTATATGCAATATACTACATAACCATAGAAGGAAAGGAAGTTCTTTATTGGAAAATCGAATCTAAATACGACGAGAAAAATAACAAGACTCTATATGCAAAATACGAAACAGAAGAAGGTAAGGAAGTTCTTGTTTGGAAAAACGAATCTAAATACGACGAGAAAAATAACAAGACTCTAGAGGCAAAATACGAAACAAAAGAAGGAAAGGAAGTTCTTGTTTGGAAAGAAGAATATAAATATAAATACGACGAGAATAATAACAAGACTCTAGAGGCAACCTACGAAACAAAAGAAGGTAAAGAATTTCTTGTTAGTAAAACCGAATATAAATACGACGAGAATAATAAAATTACTCTATCTGCATACTACAAAACAAAAGAAGGAAAGGAAGTTCTTGTAGAGAAAACCGAATATAAATACGACGAGAAAAATAACAATACTCTAGATGCAACCTACAAAACAAAAGAAGGAAAGGAAGTTCTGGATTTTAAATACGAATCTAAATACGACGAGAAAAATAACCAGACTCTATCTGCATTCTACGAAACAAAAGAAGGAAAGGAAGTTCTTGTTAGTAAAACCGAATCTAAATACGACGAGAAAAATAACAAGACATTTTTTGCGGAATACACTGGAGAAGAGGATACTATTAAACAAAAAACCACTGTAGACTATCGTATGGAGTCTTATGCGGCGGCGGTTACTCAGTATGAGCCACAAATCAAAGAAATCGAAGCACGACTCGAAAAAATAAAAGACAGCAAAGAAGCTGAATCCGAAAAAAAATCCCTCAACCAAAAACTCGAAGACTTACAAAAAGAATTTGAAGCCAAAAAGAAAAAATACACTCTCACCGAAGAAAAGTTCAGTGCAAACGAAAAGCTAGAGTCTGCTTCCTACAAGCTACTCTTCTTTAACCCCCGCGGTCCTTCCGAGAAGCGGTTAATGCGTGTTGACCTCGATCAGTTCTATCGTCCTGTGAAGGTGGGGTTTGAGGAGGAGTAAAGCTCCAAAGGAGCGCAATACCTGCCTGCATAGTCTGCAAGGACTATGCAGTGTAGTTAGTTAAGATTGACAAAATCTAAATACCAAATAACCTCTACGAATGAAACCTTTTCGTAAATCGTTCTCCTTCCTCCTTTTACTCTTGGCTCTATCGTCTTATGGTGATGACGTTCCAGTTCCCGTAACGATGGGTTTAAAACCCATCGTTACGGGAACTGGGGCTCGTATCGCTTTTCTGGTTGGGATTAATTCTTACAAGGCGACAACTTCTTTAAAATATGCGGTAGGCGATAGCGAAGCCATTGAAGACTTGCTTCTAAAAACTGGTAAGTATGACAAACTAATCAAGCTAAACGATTACGGAAAAATTACTACCACTTTAAATCCGGATACTTTGTCATATAGCAGCCAAAGAATTAAAATGGCTCCAACGAAAGCAAATATTGAGGCGACTTACCAAGAAGTTCTAGCGGAAAATCCAGATACTCTGCTCTTTTATTATTCCGGTCATGGATTCATTGAAGGCGAAGGAGGAGAGAACTTCATCGCTCCGAAAGATGTAGATGTAAAGTTTGAGAAAAGAAAAGTCGGCAAAGAGGAAAAAGAAGTTCCGATACCTTTAAATGGAATTTCACTCAAAGTCATGGGAGTCCAAGCGGCTAAGGTCAAACGAGTTGTGTTTTTGATTGATGCTTGTCGTAGCCCACTTCCTGAAGCAGAGGGCGAAAGTGGTGAGAAAGGAGAAAAGGCATTATCCGCAAACTCGAAATTAGAAAATGAAAAAGAAGATATCTCCAATACAAAAGAAATAAAACTAAAACAAAATATACTATCTGTCAGAACAGACAAACTCCCCAAACGTGTTCTAGAAGCTGAGGGCATAACGATGTTAATCGGTGCGGCTCCTGAGGTAAGTAGTTTAGAAGATGAAGATTTTAAAAGTGGAATCTTTACTCATTTTCTAAAAAAAGCATTTAACGGGGGAGTCCAAGAAGAAAACCAGGAAGAATACATCACGGAAGAAAATCTCTCTCGTTATATCGAAGATCGTTTCAAACACTACTACGAACTTCGGAAGAAAGAATCTGAATCAGCCGCAGAGCCAAAACTTTATAACCTCACATTTGACAGAGGCAAGAAGGGGGAAATACTCATTAGCCAGCATAGACCGATTGAAGGAAAAGAAAGAATTGATAAACCAATCTACACCGACAAAATCCGTAAACGTGAGGTTAAGGGCAAATTAGTCTACAATGAAAAAGGCGAACGAGAAGACTTGCGTTTTTTTGTGCACGATAAAAAGAGAGATTTGTATTATCCCGATAGTCTCGACGGTGTTTATAAAATGGAATATGGTTTTAAAAAAGACAAAGTGGGTGAACTAGAAAATTTTACAGCTAGTGAATTCAATTTAGAAAACGAAGAAGTGTTTGAATACGGAACAAAACTAATACCGGATGTAGGTTGGGAATACAGGGGATTATACAATGCTAGTAATACCGCTACCGACCGTATGGACAATGATGGTAAGGACGGCTATCGCCGTGACGACCATCGTGAGGACATCAACCGTAAGGACATCAACCGTAAGGACTTGATTAATCAAGTCCCTACGGTAGATCCTGTCCCTACGATGGCGTCGCAATCAACGATGCTAACATCTGTGGATAAGGAAAAAATCCGCTTTGAAAAAAAAATCTATGACTTCAATGGAAACGTAATTTCAGAAGAATACTTTGATAGCAAAGGTCAGCCTCTTGAATTTGCTGGAGTCGCAAAGACCGTTCGTGCGTATGACAAGGATGGTCAAGTCATTCTAGAAGAATTTTATAGCAAAGAAACTTTAGATGAATACGGAGATGTAGCAGAACCAGGAAAGCTCGTCGCAAAAGACGGATTTGCCCGTTACAAAGCCCAATACAAATCAAAGGGAAATCTACTTTTTGAAACATGGGAAGATGTCGAAGGAAACATTGCAAACAATCAAAATGGATTTGCGAAAACAGAATATGTATTTGATAACAAAGATAGATTGACTCAAAAGAATTATTATGATAAAGAAACAAAGAAGGCAAACGACAAATGGGGAGTATCCGTATACAGCTACTCCTATGATTCAAATTGTATAGGAATGTATGAATCCAAAATTGCAGAGATTACTAAGAAGGAAAATAAGACAGCAATTGAAGATTGGAACCTAGGAAAATACAAACTCTGTCTCACAGAAGAGCTCCACACAGACAAAGAAGGAAAACCCGCTGGCGATGAAAAAATGATTTATAAAAAAGTAAGGACTTTTAACGAAAAAGGATTTTTAGTCTCCGAAGAAAGTTTTCGACCTGACGGGAGACGTTACCTAGAAGGCGGCATAGCAAAAGTAGTCTTTGCACACGATGAAGAGGGAAATATCATCTCACGAAAAAACTTCGGAGAATTCGAAGATACGGAAAAACAACCCGTACTTGATTCAGACGTAAACGGAGTGCATGAGTATCGTTACACCTATCAGGAATATTTCTCCTACGACGGAAAACCGATACTAAACGAATGTATGTATCATCGTAAGGATAAAGGAATTTTACCGGAGCCTTATGACTGTGCTTTGAAGATAGAGCATTTTGGAATCAATGGAAAGCCAATTGAGGATAAAAGAAATGTATATCGCACAAATATCTATTACACTGGCGCCTACCAATTAGAAGCGAATAGGCATTATTATTCTCTGGATAATAAAAATTTATGGGTAGATAAAAAAGTAAATTCTACTTATAATCCATTTGGAAACCAGACTCTATATGCAAGATACGAAACAAAAGAAGGAAAGGAAGTTCTTGTTTGGAAAAAAGAATATAAATACGACGAGAAAAATAACAAGACTTTAGAAGCATTGTACAAAACAGAAGAAGGAAAGGAAGTTCTTGTTTGGAAATACGAATCTAAATACGACGAGAAAAATAACAATACTCTATATGCAAAATACGAAACAAAAGAAGGAAAGGAAGTTCTTGTTTGGAAAAACGAATCTAAATACGACGAGAAAAATAACAATACTCTATATGCAAGATACGAAACAAAAGAGGGAAAGGAAGTTCTGGATAGTAAAGAAGAATATAAATACGACGAGAAAAATAACAAGACTTTAGAAGCAGAATACAAAATAAAAGAAGGTGCAGTCGTTCTGAGGTTGAAACAAGAATGGAAATACGACGAAAGAAATAACAAGACTCTATATGCAAGATACGAAACAAAAGAAGGAAAGGAAGTTCTTGTAGAGAAATACGAATCTAAATACGACGAGAAAAATAACAATACTCTATATGCAACCTACGTAACAAAAGAAGGAAAGGAAGTTCTTGTAGAGAAATACGAATCTAAATACGACGAGAAAAATAACAAGACTCTATCTGCAACCTACGTAACAAAAGAAGGAAAGGAAGTTCTTGTTAGTAAAGACGAATATAAATACGACGAGAAAAATAACAAGACTCTAGAGGCATACTACAAAACAAAAGAAGGAAAGGAAGTTCTTGTTTGGAAAAACGAATATAAATACGACGAGAAAAATAACAAGACTCTAGAGGCAAAATACGAAACAAAAGAAGGAAAGGAAGTTCTTGTTAGTAAATACGAATCTAAATACGACGAGAAAAATAACAAGACTCTAGAGGCAAGATACGAAACAAAAGAAGGAAAGGTAGTTCTTGTTAGTAAAAAAGAATATAAATACGACGAGAAAAATAACAAGACTCTAGAGGCAAGATACGAAACAAAAGAAGGAAAGGAAGTTCTTGTTAGTAAATACGAATATAAATACGACGAGAAAAATAACAAGACTCTAGAGGCAAAATACGAAACAAAAGAAGGAAAGGAAGTTCTTGTTTGGAAATACGAATCTAAATACGACGAGAAAAATAACAAGACTCTAGAGGCAAGATACGAAACAAAAGAAGGAAAGGAAGTTCTTGTTAGTAAAAAAGAATATAAATACGACGAGAAAAATAACGAGACTCTATATGCAAGATACGAAACAAAAGAAGGAAAGGAAGTTCTTGTTAGTAAATACGAATATAAATACGACGAGAAAAATAACAAGACTCTAGAGGCAAAATACGAAACAAAAGAAGGAAAGGAAGTTCTTGTAGAGAAATACGAATATAAATACGACGAGAAAAATAACAAGACTTTTTTTGCGAAATCTATAGGAGCAGAGGAAGTTTTAGAAGAAAAAACTACTGTAGACTATCGTCTTGAGTCTTATGAGGCAGTGGTTACTCAGTATAAGCCGGAGATTAAGCAAATCGAAGAGAAATTAGAAAAAACCAAAGACGAATCCGAAAAAAAATCCCTCAACCAAAAACTCGAAGACTTACAAAAGGAATTCGAATCTAAAAAGAAAAAATACACTCTCACCGAAGAAAAGTTTGGTAAAAACGAAAAGCTGGAGTCTGCTTCCTACAAGCTACTCTTCTTTAACCCCCGCGGTCCTGCCGAGAAGCGGTTAATGCGCGTTGACCTCGATAGGTTTTATCGTCCTGTGAAGGTGGGGTTTGAGGAGGAGTAAAGCTCCAAAGGAGCGCAATACCTGCCTGCATAGTCTGCAAGGACTATGCAGTGTAGTTAGTTAAGATTGACAAAATCTAAATACCAAATAACCTCTACGAATGAAACCTTTTCGTAAATCGTTCTCCTTCCTCCTTTTACTCTTGGCTCTATCGTCTTATGGTGATAACGTTCCAGTTCCCGTAACGATGGGTTTAAAACCCATCGTTACTGGAACTGGGGCTCGTATCGCGTTTCTTGTTGGGATTAATTCCTATAAGGCGACAACTTCTTTAAAATATGCGGTAGGCGATAGTGATTCAATCGAGGATTTACTACTTAAGACAGGTAAGTATGACAAACTCATCAAGTTAAACGATTACGGAAAAATTACTACCACTTTAAATCCGGATACTTTGTCGTATAGCAGCCAAAGAATCAAAATGGCTCCGACCAAATTAAATATTGAATCCACTTACCAAGAAATTCTAGCAGCAAATCCAGAAACGCTTCTCTTTTATTATTCCGGGCATGGATTTATTGAAGGAGAGGGGGAGAAAACTTTATCGCTCCAAAAGATGTAGATGTAAAGTTCGAGAAGCGCAAAGTAGGCAAAGAAGAAAAACAAGTCCCCGTTCCTTTAAATGGAATTTCACTAAAAGTCATGGGAATTCAAGCGGCTAAGGTCAAACGTGTGGTATTTTTGATCGATGCTTGTCGTAGTCCACTTCCTGAAGCAGAGGGCGAAAGTGGTGAGAAAGGAGAAAAGGCATTATCCGCAAACTCGAAATTAGAAAATGAAAAAGAAGATATCTCCAATACAAAAGAAATAAAACTAAAACAAAATATACTATCTGTCAGAACAGACAAACTACCCAAACGAGTTCTAGAAGCGGAGGGCATAACGATGTTAATCGGTGCCGCTCCTGAAGTGAGTAGCTTAGAAGATGAGGATTTCAAAAGTGGGATCTTCACTCATTTTCTAAAGAAGGCATTTAACGGGGGAGTCCAAGAAGAAAACCAGGAAGAATACATCACGGAAGAAAACCTTTCCCGCTATATCGAAGACCGATTCAAACACTACTATGAACTTCGTAAGAAAGAATCGGAATCAGCCGCAGAGCCAAAACTATACAACTTAACTTTCGACCGAGGCAAGAAGGGGGAACTCCTCCTTACCCACCACCGACCGATTGAAGGAAAAGAAAGAATTGATAAACCAATCTATACAGACACAATTCGCAAGCGTGAGGTAAAAGGCAAATTAGTCTACAATGAAAAAGGCGAACGAGAAGACTTGCGTTTTTTTGTGCACGATAAAAAGAGAGATTTGTATTATCCCGATAGTCTTGATGGTGTTTATAAAATGGAATATGGTTTTAAAAAAGACAAAGTGGGTGAACTAGAAAATTTTACAGCTAATGAATTCAATTTAGAAAACGAAGAAGTGTTTGAATACGGATCAAAACTAATACCGGATGTAGGCTGGGAATACAGGGGATTATACAATGCTAGTAATACCGCTACCGACCGTATGGACAATGATGGTAAAAACGATCATCGTAAGGACGTCTACCGTAAGGACATCAACCGTAAGGACTTGATTAATCAAGTCCCTACGGTAGATCCTGTCCCTACGATG
Proteins encoded in this window:
- a CDS encoding caspase family protein — translated: MTKFRKSFSFLLLLLALSSYGDDVPVPVTMGLKPIVTGTGARIAFLVGINSYKATTSLKYAVGDSEAIEDLLLRTGKYDKLIKLNDYGKITTILNPETLSYSSQRIKMAPTKLNIESTYQEILAANPETLLFYYSGHGFIEGEGGENFIAPKDVDVKFEKRKVGKEEKQVPVPLNGISLKVMGIQAAKVKRVVFLIDACRSPLPEAEGESGEKGEKALSANSKLENEKEDISNTKEIKLKQNILSVRTDKLPKRVLEAEGITMLIGAAPEVSSLEDEDFKSGIFTHFLKKAFNGGVQEENQEEYITEENLSRYIEDRFKHYYELRKKETELAAEPKLYNLTFDRGKKGELLLTHHRPIEGKERIDKPIYTDKIRKREVKGKLVYNEKGEREDLRFFVHDKKRDLYYPDSLDGVYKMEYGFKKDKVGELENFTANEFNLENEEVFEYGTKLIPDVGWEYRGLYNASNTATDRMDNDDKDGYRRDDHREDINRKDLINQVPTVDPVPTMASQSTMLTSADKEKIRFEKKIYDFNGNVISEEYFDSKGQPLEFAGVAKTVRAYDKDGQVILEEFYSKETLDEYGDVAEPGKLVAKDGFARYKAQYKSKGNLLLETWEDVEGNIANNQFGFSKIEYVYDNKDRLTQKNYYDKETKKANDKWGVSVYSYSYDSNCIGMYESKIAEITKKENKTALEGWKLGKYKLCLSGEIHTNKEGNSAEDENQIYRKIRSFNKEGILISEENLRVDGRRRLENGVARIEYSHDSEGNIISRRNFGEFEVNKKPVPISDGNGVHEYRYIYQEYFTYDGKPILNECMYHRKDKGILPEPYDCALKIEHLGINGRPIEGKQGVYRTNLNYTGAYQVEADRHYYSLDNKYLWAEKRIINTNNPFGNQTLYAYYRTEEGKEFLVSKTESKYDEKNNKTLSATYETKEGKEVLVWKNESKYDEKNNKTLEAYYKTKEGKEVLVRKDEYKYDEKNNKTLYARYRTIEGKEVLDEKYEYKYDEKNNKTLYAEYKTKEGKEFLDSKEEYKFDERNNMILEAKYRTKEGKEVLYRKLESKYDERNNKTLYAIYYITIEGKEVLYWKIESKYDEKNNKTLYAKYETEEGKEVLVWKNESKYDEKNNKTLEAKYETKEGKEVLVWKEEYKYKYDENNNKTLEATYETKEGKEFLVSKTEYKYDENNKITLSAYYKTKEGKEVLVEKTEYKYDEKNNNTLDATYKTKEGKEVLDFKYESKYDEKNNQTLSAFYETKEGKEVLVSKTESKYDEKNNKTFFAEYTGEEDTIKQKTTVDYRMESYAAAVTQYEPQIKEIEARLEKIKDSKEAESEKKSLNQKLEDLQKEFEAKKKKYTLTEEKFSANEKLESASYKLLFFNPRGPSEKRLMRVDLDQFYRPVKVGFEEE
- a CDS encoding caspase family protein; amino-acid sequence: MKPFRKSFSFLLLLLALSSYGDDVPVPVTMGLKPIVTGTGARIAFLVGINSYKATTSLKYAVGDSEAIEDLLLKTGKYDKLIKLNDYGKITTTLNPDTLSYSSQRIKMAPTKANIEATYQEVLAENPDTLLFYYSGHGFIEGEGGENFIAPKDVDVKFEKRKVGKEEKEVPIPLNGISLKVMGVQAAKVKRVVFLIDACRSPLPEAEGESGEKGEKALSANSKLENEKEDISNTKEIKLKQNILSVRTDKLPKRVLEAEGITMLIGAAPEVSSLEDEDFKSGIFTHFLKKAFNGGVQEENQEEYITEENLSRYIEDRFKHYYELRKKESESAAEPKLYNLTFDRGKKGEILISQHRPIEGKERIDKPIYTDKIRKREVKGKLVYNEKGEREDLRFFVHDKKRDLYYPDSLDGVYKMEYGFKKDKVGELENFTASEFNLENEEVFEYGTKLIPDVGWEYRGLYNASNTATDRMDNDGKDGYRRDDHREDINRKDINRKDLINQVPTVDPVPTMASQSTMLTSVDKEKIRFEKKIYDFNGNVISEEYFDSKGQPLEFAGVAKTVRAYDKDGQVILEEFYSKETLDEYGDVAEPGKLVAKDGFARYKAQYKSKGNLLFETWEDVEGNIANNQNGFAKTEYVFDNKDRLTQKNYYDKETKKANDKWGVSVYSYSYDSNCIGMYESKIAEITKKENKTAIEDWNLGKYKLCLTEELHTDKEGKPAGDEKMIYKKVRTFNEKGFLVSEESFRPDGRRYLEGGIAKVVFAHDEEGNIISRKNFGEFEDTEKQPVLDSDVNGVHEYRYTYQEYFSYDGKPILNECMYHRKDKGILPEPYDCALKIEHFGINGKPIEDKRNVYRTNIYYTGAYQLEANRHYYSLDNKNLWVDKKVNSTYNPFGNQTLYARYETKEGKEVLVWKKEYKYDEKNNKTLEALYKTEEGKEVLVWKYESKYDEKNNNTLYAKYETKEGKEVLVWKNESKYDEKNNNTLYARYETKEGKEVLDSKEEYKYDEKNNKTLEAEYKIKEGAVVLRLKQEWKYDERNNKTLYARYETKEGKEVLVEKYESKYDEKNNNTLYATYVTKEGKEVLVEKYESKYDEKNNKTLSATYVTKEGKEVLVSKDEYKYDEKNNKTLEAYYKTKEGKEVLVWKNEYKYDEKNNKTLEAKYETKEGKEVLVSKYESKYDEKNNKTLEARYETKEGKVVLVSKKEYKYDEKNNKTLEARYETKEGKEVLVSKYEYKYDEKNNKTLEAKYETKEGKEVLVWKYESKYDEKNNKTLEARYETKEGKEVLVSKKEYKYDEKNNETLYARYETKEGKEVLVSKYEYKYDEKNNKTLEAKYETKEGKEVLVEKYEYKYDEKNNKTFFAKSIGAEEVLEEKTTVDYRLESYEAVVTQYKPEIKQIEEKLEKTKDESEKKSLNQKLEDLQKEFESKKKKYTLTEEKFGKNEKLESASYKLLFFNPRGPAEKRLMRVDLDRFYRPVKVGFEEE
- a CDS encoding caspase family protein, producing MKPFRKSFSFLLLLLALSSYGDNVPVPVTMGLKPIVTGTGARIAFLVGINSYKATTSLKYAVGDSDSIEDLLLKTGKYDKLIKLNDYGKITTTLNPDTLSYSSQRIKMAPTKLNIESTYQEILAANPETLLFYYSGHGFIEGEGEKTLSLQKM